One region of Herpetosiphonaceae bacterium genomic DNA includes:
- a CDS encoding glycosyl hydrolase — translation MRITHDSFRSHRWQRLGRALTTFVLISSIMFSITPHSSPTAAAAPVGVGAGSYNTTLPAGARVPSNSDGVAVTPKKTANVTGAMPTNKWWSSLAWQRYAGNPYSENMYAHPLAFRAKSGGLGVSYPTSPVISTGNPSYLQEYHYSYAEDLMLGVAGLNAPDARVDGFSDWTVTAALSDGVRSLKATFGHGLPFVYASKSGGNALIVFNGPPTIWSNSNGVLGVTVNGHHYGIFAPSGSTWTITGTTIQSTLAGKSYFSVAVLPDNTAATLSFYRNHAYAFVTGSTVSWSYNEATAQLTTTYNVATSAQEGTETRPLLALYRHQWLNTSNALTSYSYVSPRGAMKVLQGASFSTNMAFNGVLPALPDKGSYNRTTLYNYVNEVYAAGSFLPNGTGTYWTGKALGRIAALVRIADQVGHTAARDAFLSALKGKLQDWFQAPDGKSSNLFYYNSTWGTLIGYPAEYGSDTELNDHHFHYAYYIMAAATIAQYDTTWAADANWGGMVKLLIKDAANWEATETRFPRLRSYDAYAGHGWASGHAGFGAGNNQESSSESINFSTSLILWGAATGNRTIRDLGIYLYTNEVNAIEQYWFDVNDAVFPAGFNRSTVGIVWGDGGAYATWWTANPEEIHGINFLPITGGSLYLGRNPGYIPTNYNDMRTNNGGDETEWRDIIWSFYALNDAPGAVTKFNANAAYVPEGGESKAHTYHWIHNLNAMGQLDRSVTANIPTYAVFNKSGTRTYVAYNPGSTAITVTFSNGTTLSVPARSMATSSGGSNPPGNGNGTGLQGEYFDNIDFTSPKVTRTDATVNFDWGTGSPDPTIAADTFSARWTGQVQPRYSETYTFYTTSDDGIRLWVNGQQIINNWTDHGPTENSGTIALSAGQKYDIRLEYYENGGGALARLSWSSPSQIKEIIPQSQLYPAATGTPKSNTLYVIDGAGAGVASSLSFIQGSSAATDTIPSAGGGNYDGTPNNPLVYTVSGVSGTYDSTKTTGFNMFVDAGANVGDGSQVRISYDFTGDGTYDRLETYTYFATNDVVGWEQYTQARGLKSASGTFGNLSNGRIRLEIWNAIGTHTVSLRTSASTTQGQQSLLTIPFTNIQ, via the coding sequence AGAAGACCGCCAACGTCACGGGCGCGATGCCGACCAACAAGTGGTGGTCGTCGCTGGCCTGGCAGCGCTACGCGGGCAATCCCTACTCCGAGAACATGTACGCGCATCCGCTGGCGTTCCGCGCCAAATCCGGCGGCCTGGGCGTCAGCTACCCGACCAGCCCGGTGATCTCGACCGGCAATCCGTCCTACCTTCAGGAATATCACTACTCCTACGCCGAAGATCTGATGCTGGGCGTGGCCGGGCTGAACGCGCCCGACGCGCGTGTCGACGGCTTCTCAGACTGGACCGTGACCGCCGCGCTGTCCGATGGCGTGCGCAGCCTCAAGGCCACCTTCGGCCACGGCCTGCCCTTCGTCTATGCCAGCAAGAGCGGCGGCAACGCGCTGATCGTCTTCAACGGCCCGCCAACGATCTGGTCGAACAGCAACGGCGTGCTCGGCGTGACCGTCAACGGCCATCACTACGGCATCTTCGCGCCGAGCGGCTCCACCTGGACGATCACCGGCACGACGATCCAGTCGACGCTGGCGGGCAAGAGCTACTTCTCGGTAGCCGTGCTGCCCGACAACACCGCCGCGACGCTCAGCTTCTACAGAAACCATGCGTACGCCTTCGTCACCGGCTCGACCGTGAGCTGGAGCTACAACGAGGCCACCGCGCAGCTTACCACCACCTACAACGTCGCAACCAGCGCCCAGGAGGGCACCGAGACACGACCGCTGCTGGCGCTCTATCGTCACCAGTGGCTCAACACCTCAAACGCGCTGACGAGCTACAGCTATGTCTCGCCGCGCGGCGCGATGAAGGTGCTGCAAGGCGCGTCGTTCAGCACAAACATGGCCTTCAACGGCGTGCTGCCCGCGCTGCCCGATAAAGGCAGCTACAATCGCACCACGCTTTACAACTACGTCAACGAGGTCTATGCCGCCGGGAGCTTCCTGCCCAACGGCACCGGCACCTACTGGACCGGCAAGGCGCTCGGACGGATCGCGGCGCTGGTGCGCATCGCCGATCAGGTCGGCCATACCGCCGCGCGCGACGCCTTTCTCTCGGCGCTCAAGGGCAAGCTTCAGGACTGGTTCCAGGCTCCCGACGGCAAGAGCAGCAACCTGTTCTACTACAATAGCACCTGGGGCACGCTGATCGGCTACCCGGCGGAGTACGGCTCCGACACCGAGCTGAACGATCACCACTTCCACTACGCCTACTACATCATGGCGGCGGCGACGATCGCGCAGTACGACACGACCTGGGCCGCCGATGCCAACTGGGGCGGCATGGTCAAGCTGCTGATCAAAGATGCCGCCAACTGGGAGGCGACCGAGACGCGCTTCCCACGGCTGCGCAGCTACGACGCCTACGCCGGTCACGGCTGGGCCTCCGGACACGCGGGCTTCGGCGCGGGCAACAACCAGGAGTCGTCGTCGGAGTCGATCAACTTCTCCACATCGCTGATCCTGTGGGGCGCGGCGACCGGCAACCGGACGATCCGCGACCTGGGCATCTACCTCTACACCAACGAGGTCAACGCGATCGAGCAGTACTGGTTCGATGTCAACGACGCGGTCTTCCCGGCGGGCTTCAACCGCTCGACCGTCGGCATCGTCTGGGGCGATGGCGGCGCGTACGCCACGTGGTGGACGGCCAATCCTGAGGAGATTCACGGCATCAACTTCCTGCCGATCACCGGCGGCTCGCTCTACCTTGGCCGCAATCCGGGCTACATCCCCACCAACTACAACGATATGCGGACCAACAACGGCGGCGACGAGACGGAGTGGCGCGACATCATCTGGTCGTTCTATGCGCTGAACGACGCGCCGGGCGCGGTGACGAAGTTCAATGCCAACGCGGCCTACGTGCCGGAGGGCGGCGAGTCCAAGGCGCACACCTACCACTGGATTCACAACCTCAACGCCATGGGCCAGCTCGACCGCAGCGTCACCGCCAACATCCCGACCTACGCGGTCTTCAACAAGAGCGGCACGCGCACCTACGTGGCCTACAATCCGGGCAGCACCGCGATCACCGTGACCTTCTCCAACGGCACGACGTTGAGCGTGCCCGCCCGCAGCATGGCGACCAGCAGCGGCGGCTCCAATCCGCCCGGCAACGGTAACGGCACCGGCTTGCAGGGCGAGTACTTCGACAACATCGACTTCACCAGCCCGAAGGTCACGCGCACCGACGCGACGGTCAACTTCGACTGGGGCACTGGCTCGCCCGACCCGACGATCGCCGCCGATACCTTCTCGGCGCGCTGGACCGGCCAGGTGCAGCCGCGCTACAGCGAAACCTACACCTTCTACACCACCTCCGACGACGGCATTCGTCTGTGGGTCAACGGCCAGCAGATCATCAACAACTGGACCGATCACGGCCCCACCGAGAATAGCGGCACGATCGCGCTCAGCGCCGGTCAGAAGTACGACATCCGGCTGGAATACTACGAGAACGGCGGCGGTGCCCTCGCCCGGCTGTCATGGTCCAGCCCCAGCCAGATCAAGGAGATCATCCCGCAGAGCCAGCTCTATCCCGCCGCCACAGGCACGCCCAAGAGCAACACGCTCTATGTCATCGACGGCGCGGGCGCGGGCGTGGCGAGCAGCCTGAGCTTCATCCAGGGCAGCAGCGCGGCGACCGATACAATCCCCTCGGCGGGCGGCGGCAACTACGATGGCACGCCGAATAATCCGCTGGTCTACACCGTCAGCGGCGTCAGCGGCACCTACGACTCGACCAAGACCACCGGCTTCAACATGTTCGTCGACGCAGGCGCGAACGTCGGCGACGGCTCGCAGGTGCGCATCTCATACGATTTCACCGGCGACGGCACCTACGATCGGCTCGAAACCTACACCTACTTCGCGACCAACGATGTGGTCGGCTGGGAGCAGTATACTCAGGCGCGCGGCCTGAAGTCCGCTAGCGGCACGTTCGGCAACCTGAGCAACGGCAGAATCCGGCTTGAGATCTGGAACGCGATCGG